One segment of Salvia splendens isolate huo1 chromosome 20, SspV2, whole genome shotgun sequence DNA contains the following:
- the LOC121782122 gene encoding uncharacterized protein LOC121782122 isoform X1 — MVPSAPPSRAPALGEPLHEPKTGERFFGNEFRLALATNSKSSNLAKLKPGVGDGPSSSKPRIDSSASKKKIIGGSIRNSAPDSKSKSIFSSSSKMMKKTSAQTKDDKKTVTRTREKKVYSLAGQKFDVPEELLPLFVLLVTFSSGRVFR, encoded by the exons atggtgcctagcgcaccgcctagccgagcaccggcgctaggcgaaccattgcatgAGCCGAAAACGGgcgagcggtttttcggaaatgaatttcgcctagcgctagcCACAAATAGTAAATCGAGTAATTTGGCGAAACTGAAGCCCGGTGTTGGAGATgggccttcttcttccaaacccAGAATTGATTCCTCTGCATCCAAGAAGAAAATTATTGGGGGATCAATCAGGAATTCAGCTCCAGATTCCAAATCTAAATCCATTTTCAGCTCTAGCTCCAAAATG ATGAAGAAAACGTCTGCTCAAACGAAAGATGATAAGAAAACTGTGACGAGAACCAGAGAGAAGAAAGTGTATTCTTTGGCTGGCCAGAAATTTGATGTTCCTGAAGAGCTTCTGCCTTTGTTTGTATTGTTAGTTACGTTCTCTTCTGGACGAGTTTTTCGCTGA
- the LOC121782122 gene encoding uncharacterized protein LOC121782122 isoform X3, whose translation MGLLLPNPELIPLHPRRKLLGDQSGIQLQIPNLNPFSALAPKWLMEHGMLSPERSRKAYEKKQRKQKQLRSGTPIKSPPPSTSSRPESSKRPQPVPKNGEVKSKKRLKEDSDDEDDFVLSHKRRRG comes from the exons ATgggccttcttcttccaaacccAGAATTGATTCCTCTGCATCCAAGAAGAAAATTATTGGGGGATCAATCAGGAATTCAGCTCCAGATTCCAAATCTAAATCCATTTTCAGCTCTAGCTCCAAAATG GTTGATGGAACACGGCATGCTGTCACCCGAGAGGTCGAGAAAAGCGTACGAGAAGAAACAGAGGAAGCAAAAACAGCTCCGTTCGGGCACTCCCATAAAGTCTCCGCCACCGTCCACATCTAGTAGACCCGAGAGCTCCAAAAGGCCACAGCCAGTTCCCAAGAATGGCGAAGTAAAATCTAAGAAGCGGTTAAAGGAAGACAGCGATGATGAGGATGACTTCGTTCTAAGCCACAAGAGGAGAAGAGGTTAA
- the LOC121782122 gene encoding uncharacterized protein LOC121782122 isoform X2, producing MVPSAPPSRAPALGEPLHEPKTGERFFGNEFRLALATNSKSSNLAKLKPGVGDGPSSSKPRIDSSASKKKIIGGSIRNSAPDSKSKSIFSSSSKMMKKTSAQTKDDKKTVTRTREKKVYSLAGQKFDVPEELLPFGSH from the exons atggtgcctagcgcaccgcctagccgagcaccggcgctaggcgaaccattgcatgAGCCGAAAACGGgcgagcggtttttcggaaatgaatttcgcctagcgctagcCACAAATAGTAAATCGAGTAATTTGGCGAAACTGAAGCCCGGTGTTGGAGATgggccttcttcttccaaacccAGAATTGATTCCTCTGCATCCAAGAAGAAAATTATTGGGGGATCAATCAGGAATTCAGCTCCAGATTCCAAATCTAAATCCATTTTCAGCTCTAGCTCCAAAATG ATGAAGAAAACGTCTGCTCAAACGAAAGATGATAAGAAAACTGTGACGAGAACCAGAGAGAAGAAAGTGTATTCTTTGGCTGGCCAGAAATTTGATGTTCCTGAAGAGCTTCTGCCTTT CGGGAGCCATTGA
- the LOC121782122 gene encoding uncharacterized protein LOC121782122 isoform X4, translating into MVPSAPPSRAPALGEPLHEPKTGERFFGNEFRLALATNSKSSNLAKLKPGVGDGPSSSKPRIDSSASKKKIIGGSIRNSAPDSKSKSIFSSSSKMREPLRIF; encoded by the exons atggtgcctagcgcaccgcctagccgagcaccggcgctaggcgaaccattgcatgAGCCGAAAACGGgcgagcggtttttcggaaatgaatttcgcctagcgctagcCACAAATAGTAAATCGAGTAATTTGGCGAAACTGAAGCCCGGTGTTGGAGATgggccttcttcttccaaacccAGAATTGATTCCTCTGCATCCAAGAAGAAAATTATTGGGGGATCAATCAGGAATTCAGCTCCAGATTCCAAATCTAAATCCATTTTCAGCTCTAGCTCCAAAATG CGGGAGCCATTGAGAATATTTTAG